In a genomic window of Clostridia bacterium:
- the larA gene encoding nickel-dependent lactate racemase: protein MKEVVFPYGKEKIRYTFKESELKGILTSSIEDYNPGCDGETLVKKALSSPIGSPALKELAKGKNKVVIIASDHTRPVPSKVIMPAMLKEIRQGNPDADITILIATGCHRGTTKEELISKFGEEIVKSETIYIHDCTETDKLVNIGTLPSGGVCEINKIAYEADLLVAEGFIEPHFFAGFSGGRKSVLPGVASRATVLANHCAEFIDSPNARTGNLENNPIHKDMLWAAKTAKLAFVVNVVINSEKDAIFAVAGDPEQAHAAGTAFLSKLCVAKAIPSDIAISTNGGYPLDQNIYQAVKGMTAAEATVKKGGVIIMLAASNDGTGGDYFYHLLADEPSPVVTAQKISARGRNETVPDQWEAQILARILLHATVIYVSKADPEIVRNMHMLPASSLEEALQKAREILNKEQISITAIPEGVSVIVKE, encoded by the coding sequence ATGAAAGAAGTTGTATTTCCCTACGGAAAAGAAAAAATCCGCTACACCTTTAAGGAAAGCGAATTAAAAGGCATTTTAACTTCCTCCATTGAGGACTATAACCCCGGTTGTGACGGCGAAACGCTGGTAAAAAAAGCACTTTCGTCCCCCATCGGCTCGCCTGCCTTAAAAGAACTTGCCAAGGGTAAAAACAAAGTGGTGATTATCGCAAGCGACCACACCCGTCCTGTGCCGAGCAAAGTAATTATGCCGGCAATGCTTAAAGAAATCCGGCAAGGCAATCCCGATGCAGACATCACCATTTTAATTGCCACCGGTTGTCATCGCGGCACCACCAAAGAAGAACTGATTTCCAAATTTGGTGAAGAAATTGTCAAAAGCGAAACCATTTATATTCATGACTGCACCGAAACCGATAAGCTTGTAAACATCGGTACCCTTCCCTCGGGTGGTGTTTGTGAAATCAATAAAATTGCCTATGAAGCTGACCTGCTTGTGGCAGAGGGCTTTATTGAACCGCACTTTTTTGCAGGCTTTTCGGGTGGAAGAAAGAGTGTGCTCCCCGGCGTTGCCTCCAGAGCTACTGTGCTTGCCAACCATTGTGCGGAATTTATTGACAGCCCCAATGCCAGAACAGGTAATTTAGAAAACAACCCTATTCACAAAGACATGCTCTGGGCAGCAAAAACCGCAAAGCTTGCCTTTGTTGTCAATGTGGTCATTAACTCTGAAAAAGATGCTATTTTTGCAGTTGCAGGCGATCCCGAGCAGGCGCATGCAGCAGGCACGGCATTTTTGTCAAAGCTTTGCGTGGCAAAGGCAATCCCTTCGGATATTGCCATTTCTACTAACGGCGGATATCCCTTAGACCAGAACATTTATCAGGCGGTCAAAGGCATGACCGCGGCGGAAGCCACCGTAAAAAAAGGCGGTGTCATCATTATGCTCGCGGCATCCAATGACGGCACGGGCGGAGATTATTTTTATCATCTGCTGGCGGATGAGCCATCCCCTGTGGTAACCGCACAGAAAATCAGCGCCCGGGGCCGGAACGAAACGGTACCCGACCAGTGGGAGGCACAGATTTTAGCCCGGATTCTTTTGCACGCAACGGTCATTTATGTGTCCAAAGCAGACCCTGAAATTGTCCGAAATATGCACATGCTCCCTGCAAGCTCCT
- a CDS encoding ECF transporter S component: protein MPKTNTKKLSLSAMFIALGIVLPFFTAQMESFGSALLPMHIPVLFCGLLCGSGFGAVVGFILPLLRSFLFSMPPLFPNAVCMAFELATYGLITGLLYSRPTKKSIRYLYVCLICAMISGRIVWGIAETLWLGFSGSTFTLKMFIAGSLFNAIPGIILQLVLIPGIMGILQHTKTQKEVKK, encoded by the coding sequence ATGCCAAAAACAAACACGAAAAAATTAAGCCTTTCGGCGATGTTTATCGCGCTGGGCATTGTACTTCCCTTTTTCACGGCACAGATGGAAAGCTTTGGCTCGGCGTTGCTGCCCATGCACATCCCTGTTTTATTTTGCGGATTGCTTTGCGGTAGTGGTTTTGGAGCGGTTGTGGGCTTTATTCTGCCTCTTCTGCGGTCGTTTCTCTTTTCCATGCCGCCGCTGTTTCCAAACGCCGTTTGCATGGCATTCGAGCTTGCCACCTACGGGCTGATAACAGGCCTTTTATACAGCCGTCCGACTAAAAAAAGCATACGCTATCTGTACGTCTGTCTGATTTGTGCCATGATTTCCGGACGCATTGTGTGGGGCATTGCCGAAACACTTTGGTTAGGCTTCAGCGGAAGCACATTTACCCTTAAAATGTTTATCGCAGGCAGTCTTTTTAATGCAATTCCCGGCATTATTTTACAGCTTGTTCTGATTCCCGGCATTATGGGTATTTTACAGCATACCAAAACCCAAAAAGAGGTGAAAAAATGA